Proteins encoded within one genomic window of Micromonospora halotolerans:
- a CDS encoding peptidoglycan DD-metalloendopeptidase family protein yields the protein MRKRWFSLAAVTAVLVALIPAAPAMAAPTFKVPFPCNQAWSGQTRSDHSPAYAVDFNRTDDLGDPVVASAPGTVDRVTDLGGTSYGKYVRIDHGNGYTTYYAHLSSFNVSVGQTVGYGRVIGYVGSTGGSTGPHLHYEQRLNGNDIQVRFNGALALYWGTKTYTSDNGCSGSNTGAGTVNTAGAALTVRSGPGTGYSAVGSVADGAGVTIYCQTSGTSVTGTYGTSSIWDRIGSGRFISDAYVYTGYDGYIPGVPRC from the coding sequence ATGCGCAAACGCTGGTTCAGCCTCGCGGCGGTGACCGCCGTCCTCGTGGCCCTGATCCCGGCGGCGCCGGCCATGGCCGCGCCGACGTTCAAGGTTCCGTTCCCCTGCAACCAGGCCTGGTCCGGCCAGACCCGCTCGGACCACAGCCCGGCCTACGCCGTGGACTTCAACCGCACCGACGACCTGGGCGACCCGGTGGTGGCCAGCGCGCCCGGCACCGTCGACCGGGTGACCGACCTGGGCGGCACCAGCTACGGCAAGTACGTGCGGATCGACCACGGCAACGGATACACCACCTACTACGCCCACCTGAGCAGCTTCAACGTCTCCGTCGGGCAGACCGTCGGCTACGGCCGGGTCATCGGCTACGTGGGCAGCACCGGCGGCTCCACGGGCCCGCACCTGCACTACGAGCAGCGGCTGAACGGCAACGACATCCAGGTCCGGTTCAACGGGGCGCTCGCCCTCTACTGGGGCACGAAGACCTACACCAGCGACAACGGCTGCTCCGGGTCGAACACCGGGGCGGGCACGGTGAACACCGCGGGCGCGGCCCTGACGGTGCGCTCCGGCCCGGGCACCGGCTACAGCGCGGTCGGCTCGGTGGCCGACGGCGCCGGCGTCACCATCTACTGCCAGACCAGCGGCACCAGCGTCACCGGCACCTACGGCACGAGTTCGATCTGGGACCGGATCGGCTCCGGCCGGTTCATCTCCGACGCGTACGTCTACACCGGCTACGACGGCTACATCCCCGGCGTGCCGCGCTGCTGA